In Devosia chinhatensis, the following are encoded in one genomic region:
- a CDS encoding DUF2087 domain-containing protein: MSRQIQSMTIADLSAFARTLREQIGKHDGLPSHVEMLNMLARAAGFRNFQHFKAASATAVPLEPVDLKLVEKVSRHFDRQGVLMRWPAKNSLQPLCLWALWSHMEPGRDYSDAENTALLNAWASFGDHALLRRAMADMGYVDRTPDGRTYRRIEQKPPGELSALLKKITTQDA, translated from the coding sequence ATGTCGAGACAAATCCAATCCATGACCATTGCCGATCTTTCGGCCTTTGCCCGAACGCTGCGCGAGCAGATCGGCAAGCATGACGGCCTGCCCAGCCATGTCGAAATGCTCAATATGCTGGCGAGGGCTGCCGGCTTCCGCAATTTCCAGCATTTCAAGGCGGCCAGCGCCACGGCGGTGCCGCTCGAGCCGGTGGACCTCAAGCTGGTCGAGAAAGTCAGCCGGCACTTCGATAGGCAGGGCGTGCTGATGCGCTGGCCGGCCAAGAACAGCCTGCAGCCCCTGTGTCTCTGGGCGTTGTGGAGCCATATGGAGCCGGGCCGTGACTATAGCGACGCCGAAAACACCGCGCTGCTGAATGCCTGGGCCAGCTTTGGCGATCATGCGCTGTTGCGACGGGCCATGGCCGATATGGGCTATGTGGACCGGACGCCGGACGGGCGCACCTATCGGCGCATCGAGCAGAAGCCACCCGGCGAATTGTCGGCGTTGCTGAAAAAGATCACCACGCAGGACGCATGA
- the putA gene encoding bifunctional proline dehydrogenase/L-glutamate gamma-semialdehyde dehydrogenase PutA encodes MDQIRARQALRDHLYADENTLVRHMIEQTGLDSAERSAISAEAARLIEAVRGKGRPGLMESFLAEYGLDTEEGIALMSLAEALLRVPDSATVDALIQDKVGGADWARHAGGSADPLVNFSSWALGLTSSVIGTPEVGPKNALHRAIARLGEPVIRTAVGQAMRILGSQFVFGRSIEEAVSNARKPEAIGYRFSYDMLGEAARTADDARRYFDAYLKAITTLAPRCTSAAVRDNPGISIKLSALHPRYEFAQRDRVLAELVETTRTLARAAAKANMGFNIDAEEADRLDLSLDVIEAVLATPDLAGWTGFGVVVQAYGKRILPLIDWLDATAEKFGRKIMVRLVKGAYWDAEIKRAQVLGLPDFPVFTRKASTDVSYIAAARHLFATANIYPQFASHNAHTAAAVLHLAKKQGRPSDTYELQRLHGMGEQLHEILRQDSGTTTRIYAPVGPHKDLLAYLVRRLLENGANGSFVNQIADETIPARDVAVDPIEKLLPLGDDLANPAIPQPAAIFGARRNSDGLDLTDPVAFGTMDTRRDPYRTHQWSAFPLAAGSSAQAPRDMVNPARPDDRLGSVSEADTARVHAAIAAARNSGWSEIAVAERADRLRRVADLYEANSAEFFALLAREAGKTWADAVAELREAVDFLRYYADQALIQSGSPIGPVACISPWNFPLAIFTGQIAAALVAGNPVLAKPAPQTPLIAFRAVQLMHEAGIPADAIQLLPGGPDVGTALTSDPAIAGVAFTGSLPTARRIEQAMATHLDPRAPLIAETGGLNAMIVDSTALPEQAVRDIVASAFQSAGQRCSALRILYVQEDVAERTLEMLQGAMDELTLGDPWHLASDIGPVIDKAAQTRIADYVAARPDALVHRLATPAEGHFIAPTLLRVKSIADLPEEIFGPVLHVATFKADALDQVIAAINASGYGLTFGLHTRISARIDRVANAVHVGNVYVNRNQIGAVVGSQPFGGEGLSGTGPKAGGPNYLPRFLTGAAPLPQGLDLPGPTGESNRLSTRPRGTLLCLGPSPDDVAAQKEMARLANVSTREADADIAALETGTGFDAVAWFGDSESLAAVRRALSRRNGALLPLLTSPADAARLYLERHVCIDTTAAGGNASLMATSL; translated from the coding sequence ATGGATCAGATCCGCGCCCGCCAGGCCCTTCGCGACCACCTTTATGCCGACGAGAACACGCTCGTTCGGCACATGATCGAGCAGACCGGTCTCGACAGCGCAGAGCGCTCCGCGATCTCTGCCGAAGCGGCGCGCCTGATCGAGGCCGTGCGCGGCAAGGGCCGTCCGGGCCTGATGGAAAGTTTCCTCGCCGAATATGGTCTTGATACCGAAGAAGGCATCGCGCTGATGTCGCTTGCCGAAGCGCTGCTCCGCGTGCCGGACAGCGCCACCGTCGATGCGCTCATCCAGGACAAGGTCGGCGGCGCCGACTGGGCTCGCCATGCCGGCGGTTCCGCCGATCCTCTGGTCAATTTCTCCTCCTGGGCGCTGGGCCTCACCTCCAGCGTCATCGGCACCCCCGAAGTGGGCCCGAAAAACGCCCTTCACCGCGCCATTGCCAGGCTGGGCGAGCCGGTGATCCGCACGGCGGTCGGCCAGGCCATGCGCATTCTCGGCAGCCAGTTCGTCTTTGGCCGCAGCATCGAGGAAGCGGTGTCCAATGCCCGCAAGCCCGAGGCCATTGGCTATCGCTTCTCCTATGACATGCTGGGCGAGGCCGCCCGCACCGCCGACGATGCGCGCCGTTATTTCGACGCCTATCTCAAGGCCATCACCACTCTGGCGCCCCGCTGCACCAGCGCCGCTGTCCGCGACAATCCCGGCATCTCCATCAAGCTCAGCGCCCTGCATCCGCGCTATGAATTCGCCCAGCGCGACCGGGTCCTGGCAGAACTGGTCGAGACCACCCGCACGCTGGCGCGCGCCGCCGCCAAGGCCAATATGGGCTTCAATATCGACGCCGAGGAAGCCGATCGCCTCGACCTGTCGCTCGACGTCATCGAAGCCGTCCTGGCCACGCCAGACCTTGCCGGCTGGACCGGTTTCGGTGTGGTGGTCCAGGCCTATGGCAAGCGCATCCTGCCGCTGATCGACTGGCTCGACGCGACCGCCGAAAAGTTCGGTCGCAAGATCATGGTGCGCCTGGTCAAGGGCGCCTATTGGGATGCCGAGATCAAGCGCGCCCAGGTGCTTGGCCTGCCCGATTTCCCCGTCTTCACCCGCAAGGCATCGACCGATGTCAGCTATATCGCGGCCGCGCGCCACCTCTTTGCTACCGCCAACATCTATCCCCAGTTCGCCAGCCACAACGCCCACACGGCGGCCGCCGTCCTTCATCTGGCCAAGAAACAAGGCCGCCCGAGCGACACCTACGAATTGCAGCGGCTGCATGGCATGGGCGAGCAATTGCACGAGATCCTGCGCCAGGATAGCGGCACCACCACCCGCATCTATGCCCCGGTCGGCCCCCACAAGGATCTTCTGGCCTATCTCGTGCGGCGCCTGCTCGAAAACGGCGCCAACGGCTCCTTCGTCAACCAGATTGCCGACGAAACCATTCCGGCAAGAGACGTCGCCGTCGATCCAATCGAGAAGCTGCTCCCCCTCGGTGACGATCTCGCCAATCCTGCAATCCCCCAGCCCGCGGCCATTTTCGGCGCGCGCCGCAATTCCGATGGCCTCGACCTGACCGATCCTGTCGCCTTCGGCACCATGGATACCCGCCGCGACCCCTATCGCACCCACCAATGGTCTGCCTTCCCCCTGGCGGCCGGCAGCTCCGCCCAGGCCCCGCGCGACATGGTCAACCCCGCCCGGCCCGATGATCGGCTCGGCAGTGTGAGCGAAGCCGATACCGCCCGGGTCCATGCCGCCATCGCGGCGGCACGCAATTCCGGCTGGTCCGAAATCGCCGTGGCGGAGCGGGCCGACCGCCTGCGCCGCGTTGCCGATCTCTATGAGGCCAACAGCGCCGAATTCTTCGCCCTCCTGGCCCGCGAAGCCGGCAAGACCTGGGCCGATGCCGTCGCCGAACTGCGCGAAGCGGTGGACTTCCTGCGCTATTATGCCGATCAGGCGCTGATCCAGTCCGGGTCTCCCATCGGGCCCGTCGCCTGCATCTCGCCGTGGAATTTCCCGCTCGCCATTTTTACCGGCCAGATCGCCGCGGCCCTTGTCGCCGGCAATCCGGTTCTCGCCAAGCCCGCGCCGCAGACCCCGCTCATCGCCTTCCGCGCCGTCCAGCTCATGCACGAGGCCGGCATACCGGCTGATGCGATCCAGCTCCTGCCCGGTGGCCCGGATGTCGGCACGGCCCTGACATCGGATCCGGCCATTGCCGGGGTGGCCTTTACCGGCTCGCTGCCCACCGCCCGCCGCATCGAGCAGGCCATGGCCACCCATCTCGATCCGCGTGCCCCGCTTATAGCCGAAACCGGCGGCCTTAATGCCATGATCGTGGACTCGACCGCTTTGCCCGAGCAGGCTGTGCGCGACATCGTCGCCTCGGCCTTCCAGTCCGCGGGCCAACGCTGTTCGGCCCTGCGCATCCTCTATGTCCAGGAAGACGTGGCCGAGCGCACGCTCGAAATGCTGCAGGGCGCCATGGACGAACTCACCCTGGGTGATCCCTGGCACCTCGCCAGCGACATCGGCCCGGTGATCGACAAGGCCGCACAGACCCGCATAGCCGACTACGTCGCAGCGCGCCCCGATGCCCTTGTGCACCGGCTGGCCACGCCTGCCGAGGGCCATTTCATCGCTCCCACCCTGCTGCGGGTAAAGTCCATCGCCGATCTGCCCGAGGAAATCTTCGGGCCGGTCCTGCATGTGGCCACCTTCAAGGCCGACGCGCTTGATCAGGTGATCGCCGCCATCAACGCATCCGGCTACGGCCTGACCTTCGGCCTTCATACCCGCATATCGGCCCGCATCGATCGGGTCGCCAACGCGGTCCATGTCGGCAATGTCTATGTCAATCGCAACCAGATCGGCGCCGTCGTCGGCTCCCAGCCCTTCGGCGGCGAAGGCCTCTCCGGAACGGGCCCCAAGGCGGGTGGCCCCAATTATCTGCCGCGCTTCCTGACCGGCGCTGCCCCCCTGCCCCAAGGCCTCGACCTGCCCGGACCGACCGGAGAGAGCAATCGTCTGTCCACCCGACCGCGCGGCACTCTTCTCTGCCTCGGCCCCAGCCCCGATGACGTGGCAGCGCAGAAGGAAATGGCGCGGCTTGCCAATGTATCCACACGGGAAGCCGATGCCGATATTGCCGCGCTCGAAACCGGCACCGGCTTCGACGCGGTCGCCTGGTTCGGCGATAGCGAGAGCCTTGCCGCGGTCCGCCGTGCGCTCAGCCGCCGCAACGGCGCCCTTTTGCCCCTGCTCACCAGCCCCGCCGATGCCGCGCGTCTCTATCTGGAACGCCATGTCTGCATCGACACCACCGCCGCCGGCGGCAACGCCTCGCTGATGGCGACCTCTCTCTAG
- a CDS encoding IclR family transcriptional regulator domain-containing protein, translating to MRDGDIINGLVRGLAVVECFDEEHARMSITDVAERTGLERATARRCLLTLVHLGYATYDGKFFELTPRILKLGHSYLAATPLPRLIQPFLEELSRATSESTSAAVLEGTDILYVARASTRRVMSINLAPGARLPAYCTSMGRTLLAALPASEAEAILERSELIAYTDRTKADMASITTELAVVAAQGFAVIDQELELGLCSIGVPLSDATGRVVAAINIGAQTARAPTSRMIAHFLPLMRKVQAELRPLLR from the coding sequence ATGCGAGACGGCGACATTATCAATGGACTGGTTCGCGGCCTCGCCGTGGTCGAATGCTTCGACGAGGAACATGCCCGCATGTCGATCACCGACGTGGCCGAGCGCACCGGGTTGGAACGCGCCACCGCACGACGATGCCTGCTGACGCTCGTGCATCTGGGCTATGCCACCTATGATGGCAAGTTTTTCGAACTGACCCCGCGCATTCTCAAGCTCGGCCATTCCTATCTCGCGGCAACGCCCCTCCCCCGGCTGATCCAGCCCTTCCTCGAGGAATTGTCGCGCGCCACCAGCGAAAGCACCTCTGCCGCCGTGCTGGAAGGCACTGACATTCTCTATGTCGCCCGCGCCTCCACCCGTCGCGTGATGTCGATCAATCTTGCCCCCGGCGCCCGCCTGCCCGCCTATTGCACGTCTATGGGCCGCACCCTTCTGGCCGCCTTGCCGGCATCCGAGGCCGAGGCCATTCTCGAGCGCTCCGAACTCATCGCCTATACCGACCGCACCAAGGCGGACATGGCCAGCATCACCACCGAACTCGCCGTCGTGGCGGCTCAGGGCTTTGCCGTCATCGATCAGGAACTGGAACTGGGCCTTTGTTCCATCGGCGTGCCGCTTAGCGACGCGACCGGCCGGGTGGTCGCCGCCATCAATATCGGGGCCCAGACGGCTCGCGCCCCGACGTCGCGGATGATCGCCCATTTCCTGCCGCTCATGCGCAAGGTCCAGGCCGAGCTGCGCCCGCTCCTGCGCTGA
- a CDS encoding PstS family phosphate ABC transporter substrate-binding protein, translating to MKTALYASAAVLALAAFGAAPAFAQSRDTIQIAGSSTVLPFASIVAEEFGATFPEFNTPVVGSGGTGGGFRQFCEGVGENTIDIANASRAMRDSEREACTAAGVTDIREVQFGFDGIVFASSSNGPDFALTPVQVFKAIAAKVPVDGELVDNPYTTWNQIDPSLPEQPIALAIPGSNHGTREVFQERVVTPGAEAAELPEGLSDEEIEAVETTFRQDVVVEIAGDYTETLARLTADPNTVGVFGLSFYDQNRDTLKVATVDGVEPSLETVAAGEYPVSRPLFFYVKGQHIGTIPGLAEFTEYFLSEGVSGMGGILESAGLIPQPAEKTAEVLAAFQAGQ from the coding sequence ATGAAGACCGCACTCTACGCCAGTGCCGCTGTCCTCGCGCTCGCCGCCTTCGGCGCTGCTCCGGCTTTCGCTCAGTCGCGCGACACCATCCAGATCGCCGGCTCGTCCACGGTCCTGCCCTTTGCCTCGATCGTCGCCGAAGAATTCGGCGCCACGTTCCCTGAGTTCAATACTCCGGTCGTCGGTTCGGGCGGCACGGGCGGCGGCTTCCGCCAGTTCTGTGAAGGCGTTGGCGAAAACACCATCGACATCGCCAATGCCTCCCGCGCCATGCGCGACAGCGAACGCGAAGCCTGCACCGCCGCCGGCGTCACCGATATCCGTGAGGTCCAGTTCGGCTTTGACGGCATCGTCTTCGCCTCCTCGTCCAACGGCCCCGATTTCGCCCTGACCCCGGTTCAGGTCTTCAAGGCCATTGCTGCCAAGGTGCCGGTCGATGGCGAGCTCGTCGACAATCCCTACACCACCTGGAACCAGATCGACCCCTCGCTCCCCGAGCAGCCGATCGCGCTGGCCATTCCGGGCTCCAATCACGGCACCCGTGAAGTCTTCCAGGAGCGCGTCGTGACCCCCGGCGCCGAAGCAGCCGAGCTGCCCGAAGGCCTCTCCGACGAGGAAATCGAAGCCGTCGAAACCACGTTCCGCCAGGACGTCGTGGTCGAGATCGCCGGTGACTACACCGAGACCCTCGCCCGCCTGACTGCCGATCCCAACACTGTCGGCGTCTTCGGCCTGTCCTTCTACGACCAGAACCGCGACACCCTCAAGGTTGCCACCGTCGATGGCGTCGAGCCGTCGCTGGAAACCGTTGCTGCCGGTGAGTACCCCGTGTCCCGCCCGCTCTTCTTCTACGTCAAGGGCCAGCACATCGGCACCATTCCGGGCCTCGCCGAGTTCACCGAATACTTCCTGTCCGAAGGCGTTTCCGGCATGGGCGGCATTCTGGAATCCGCCGGCCTGATCCCCCAGCCGGCCGAAAAGACCGCTGAAGTTCTCGCCGCCTTCCAGGCCGGCCAGTAA
- the pstA gene encoding phosphate ABC transporter permease PstA encodes MTDTTLASAAERRKLVRAGLARRHLGERLFRLFGIVAICLALGFVALLFTDVLRKGIPAFTQANLRLEVTFDPEVLNVDPAPVRAAGQSDADYRSQRLAWERQVAMLNWNTVIEAALRRAAPEGFEIDSRQLLTIPESDARHRVRQAFVENPGLLGQTVTIDVLGSANTDNWAKGNINRDLGDAQQQLSAPARALIDIFEENGTITQGFAWSLFTNVDSRSAPASAGLLGALMGTFWMMLIVIVLAVPLGVGSAIYLEEFAPKSRLTDLIEVNINNLAAVPSIVFGLLGAAVFINWFRLPLSAPLAGGLVLTLMTLPTIIIATRAALKGVSPALRQAALGMGASKTQMVFHHVLPVTFPSILTATIIGVAQAMGETAPLLLIGMNAFVASVPGTPLDQATALPVQIFLWQGNENRNFFEPRTSAAIMVLLAFMITLNAIAIFLRSRLEKRA; translated from the coding sequence ATGACCGACACCACGCTCGCTTCCGCCGCCGAACGGCGCAAACTGGTGCGCGCCGGCCTCGCCCGCCGCCATCTGGGCGAACGCCTGTTCCGACTGTTCGGCATCGTCGCCATCTGCCTGGCGCTGGGCTTTGTCGCCCTGCTGTTCACCGATGTGCTGCGCAAGGGTATTCCGGCCTTCACCCAGGCCAATCTGCGCCTTGAAGTGACCTTCGATCCCGAGGTCCTCAATGTCGATCCCGCGCCTGTCCGCGCCGCCGGACAGTCCGATGCGGACTACCGCTCGCAGCGTCTCGCCTGGGAGCGCCAGGTGGCCATGCTCAACTGGAACACTGTCATCGAGGCGGCCCTGCGCCGGGCTGCGCCCGAAGGCTTCGAGATCGACAGCCGCCAGCTGCTCACCATCCCCGAAAGCGATGCCCGCCACCGCGTGCGCCAGGCCTTTGTAGAAAACCCCGGCCTGCTTGGGCAGACCGTGACCATCGACGTGCTCGGCTCGGCAAACACCGACAACTGGGCCAAGGGCAACATCAACCGCGACCTCGGCGACGCCCAGCAGCAGCTCTCGGCCCCCGCCCGTGCGCTCATCGACATTTTCGAGGAAAACGGCACCATCACCCAGGGCTTTGCCTGGTCGCTCTTCACCAATGTCGACAGCCGCTCCGCGCCCGCCTCCGCTGGCCTGCTCGGCGCGCTCATGGGCACGTTCTGGATGATGCTGATCGTCATCGTGCTGGCCGTGCCGCTCGGGGTGGGCAGCGCCATCTATCTCGAGGAATTCGCGCCCAAGTCGCGGCTGACCGATCTCATCGAGGTCAATATCAACAACCTCGCCGCCGTGCCCTCCATCGTCTTTGGCCTTCTGGGCGCCGCGGTCTTCATCAACTGGTTCCGCCTGCCGCTTTCGGCTCCCCTGGCCGGCGGCCTCGTGCTGACGCTGATGACCCTGCCCACCATCATCATCGCCACCCGCGCCGCACTCAAGGGCGTGTCCCCGGCCCTCCGTCAGGCCGCTCTGGGCATGGGTGCAAGCAAGACGCAGATGGTGTTCCACCACGTCCTGCCCGTGACCTTCCCGTCCATCCTCACCGCCACCATCATCGGCGTGGCACAGGCCATGGGGGAAACCGCCCCGCTGCTGCTCATCGGCATGAATGCCTTCGTCGCCTCCGTACCGGGCACGCCCCTTGATCAGGCCACCGCCCTGCCCGTCCAGATCTTCCTCTGGCAGGGCAATGAGAACCGCAATTTCTTCGAGCCGCGCACTTCCGCCGCCATCATGGTGCTGCTGGCTTTCATGATCACTCTCAACGCCATCGCAATCTTCCTGCGATCCCGCCTTGAAAAGCGCGCTTAA
- the pstC gene encoding phosphate ABC transporter permease subunit PstC, translating into MNTFIVAGLLIVLLGLAYQLGWSKSRALSTANGVRVHSRGQYHGTLVALWTLVPVVLFLAIWAFFSPGVTHWYTVSLLPTEVLTGLDQLGLNAQLQRIRDLASGFGVTGEVQPFEQAAGENLARFQLLSFLIMLAAAAGLGVLGLTLARRRISPRLRARNEVERAISVLLIACSAVAIFTTVGIVASLVTEAFRFFTYINPLDFFFGTVWAPRFSSTGTGDAGQYGLLPLLTGTLMISAIAMLVAVPVGLMAAIYLNQYAHANVRKIVKPIIEILAGIPTIVYGFFALVTVGPFLRDFGNAVGLSISATSALTAGLVMGVMIIPFISSLSDDILNQVPRTLRDGAYGLGATQSETIRNVLLPAALPGIVGAFLLAVSRAIGETMIVVLAAGNAPILRGNPLEPVSTITVSIVNQLTGDTDFTGPQSLVAFALGLTLFIMTLCLNIVALYIVRRFREQYE; encoded by the coding sequence GTGAACACCTTCATCGTCGCCGGTCTGCTTATCGTCCTTCTCGGCCTGGCCTATCAGCTGGGCTGGTCCAAGAGCCGGGCGCTCTCGACGGCAAACGGCGTGCGCGTCCATTCGCGCGGCCAGTATCACGGCACCCTGGTGGCCCTCTGGACCCTCGTGCCTGTTGTTCTCTTTCTCGCCATCTGGGCGTTCTTTTCGCCCGGCGTCACCCATTGGTACACCGTATCCCTGCTTCCCACCGAAGTGCTGACGGGCCTCGACCAGCTCGGTCTCAACGCGCAATTGCAGCGCATCCGCGATCTGGCCTCCGGCTTTGGCGTGACCGGTGAAGTTCAGCCCTTCGAGCAGGCCGCCGGCGAAAACCTCGCCCGCTTCCAGCTTCTCTCCTTCCTCATCATGCTGGCTGCGGCTGCCGGCCTCGGCGTTCTGGGCCTGACCCTGGCCCGCCGTCGCATCAGCCCCCGCCTTCGGGCCCGTAACGAGGTCGAGCGCGCCATTTCTGTGCTGCTGATCGCCTGTTCGGCCGTCGCCATTTTCACCACCGTGGGTATCGTTGCCTCGCTGGTCACCGAAGCTTTCCGCTTCTTTACCTATATCAACCCGCTCGACTTCTTCTTCGGCACCGTCTGGGCGCCCCGGTTCAGCTCCACCGGCACCGGCGATGCCGGTCAGTATGGCCTTCTTCCGCTGCTCACCGGCACCCTGATGATCTCGGCCATCGCCATGCTCGTGGCCGTGCCGGTGGGGCTGATGGCGGCCATCTATCTCAATCAATATGCCCACGCCAATGTGCGCAAGATCGTCAAGCCGATCATCGAGATCCTCGCCGGCATTCCCACCATCGTCTATGGCTTCTTCGCCCTGGTCACCGTCGGCCCCTTCCTGCGCGACTTCGGCAATGCGGTTGGCCTCTCCATCAGCGCGACCTCGGCCCTGACAGCGGGCCTCGTCATGGGCGTGATGATCATCCCGTTCATCTCCTCGCTTTCCGACGACATTCTCAACCAGGTGCCGCGCACCCTGCGCGATGGCGCTTATGGCTTGGGCGCGACCCAGTCCGAAACCATCCGCAATGTGCTGCTGCCTGCCGCCTTGCCCGGCATTGTCGGCGCCTTCCTCCTCGCCGTCAGCCGCGCCATCGGCGAAACCATGATCGTGGTGTTGGCCGCCGGCAACGCCCCGATCCTGCGCGGCAATCCGCTCGAGCCGGTCTCGACGATTACCGTCTCCATCGTCAACCAGCTCACCGGCGATACCGATTTCACCGGCCCGCAATCGCTGGTCGCCTTCGCGCTGGGCCTCACGCTCTTCATCATGACGCTATGCCTCAACATCGTCGCCCTCTACATCGTCCGCCGCTTCCGGGAGCAGTACGAATGA
- a CDS encoding Lrp/AsnC ligand binding domain-containing protein has protein sequence MDSELDALDRRILAELERDGRISVAELSRKVNLSKTPCAARIKRLEQSGHILGYRAVINPQRMGLSHVAFVEVRLSDTRKPALEAFNKAVRALPEVERAHMIASNFDYLLQVRTKDIAAYREVLGEKISALPHVAHTSTHVSMEAVKEDEG, from the coding sequence ATGGATAGTGAATTGGACGCCCTGGATCGGCGTATCCTGGCGGAGCTGGAGCGCGATGGGCGGATCAGCGTGGCCGAGCTCAGCCGGAAAGTGAACCTGTCCAAGACGCCTTGCGCGGCGCGTATCAAGCGGCTCGAGCAATCGGGCCATATCCTGGGCTACCGGGCGGTGATCAATCCGCAACGCATGGGGCTTTCGCACGTGGCCTTCGTGGAAGTGCGGCTCAGCGACACGCGCAAGCCGGCGCTGGAAGCCTTCAACAAGGCGGTGCGGGCTTTGCCGGAGGTGGAGCGGGCGCATATGATCGCGTCCAATTTCGACTATCTCCTGCAGGTGCGCACCAAAGACATCGCCGCCTATCGGGAAGTGCTGGGCGAAAAGATTTCGGCACTGCCCCATGTGGCCCATACGTCCACGCATGTGTCGATGGAGGCGGTCAAGGAAGACGAAGGCTAG
- the phoU gene encoding phosphate signaling complex protein PhoU, producing MPNTGAEHIVTSYNEELLALAQAIAEMGGQVEVAIENGTRALLKLDRELADVTIIADQRIDDMQRRIDEMAVSMIARRQPMASDLRSIITAIHVANDLERIGDMAKQLARRSLKLEGISLQPTFYNGVKNMTALVLRQVKDSLDAYGNREAAASVDVCNRDDEVDAMHTSLFRELLTYMLEDPRNITTCTHLLFCAKNLERIGDHATNIAERAYYLATGKQLTSEEQQLRRTQIKA from the coding sequence ATGCCAAATACCGGCGCCGAACACATCGTCACGTCCTACAATGAAGAGCTGCTCGCCCTCGCCCAGGCCATTGCCGAAATGGGCGGCCAGGTCGAGGTCGCCATCGAGAACGGCACCCGCGCCTTGCTCAAGCTCGATCGCGAGCTGGCCGATGTCACCATCATTGCCGATCAGCGCATCGACGACATGCAGCGCCGGATCGACGAGATGGCCGTCTCCATGATCGCCCGCCGCCAGCCCATGGCGTCCGACCTGCGGTCGATCATCACCGCCATCCACGTGGCCAATGACCTCGAGCGCATCGGCGACATGGCCAAGCAGCTGGCCCGGCGCTCGCTCAAGCTCGAAGGCATCAGCCTGCAGCCCACCTTCTATAATGGCGTCAAGAACATGACCGCCCTGGTGCTGCGGCAGGTCAAGGACAGCCTCGACGCCTATGGCAACCGCGAGGCGGCCGCCTCCGTCGACGTGTGCAACCGCGATGACGAGGTCGATGCCATGCACACCTCTCTCTTCCGCGAGCTGCTCACCTACATGCTCGAAGATCCGCGCAACATCACCACCTGCACCCATCTGCTCTTCTGCGCCAAGAATCTCGAGCGCATCGGCGACCACGCGACCAACATCGCCGAACGCGCCTATTACCTGGCCACGGGCAAGCAGCTGACCAGCGAGGAACAGCAATTGCGCCGCACGCAGATCAAGGCTTAG
- the pstB gene encoding phosphate ABC transporter ATP-binding protein PstB, translating to MDMIEPNIRLTARDVTVHYGAKQALHGISIDIPDRAVTAFIGPSGCGKSTFLRCINRMNDTIEGAKVGGKIELDGQDIYANDLDVVELRARVGMVFQKPNPFPKSIYDNVAYGPRIHGLARNKTDLDEIVVSSLRKAGLFEEVKDRLTEPGTGLSGGQQQRLCIARAIAVGPEVILMDEPCSALDPIATAIIEELIDELRTNYTIVIVTHSMQQAARVSQKTAFFHLGNLIEKGDTEEIFTNPVNKQTQDYIMGRIG from the coding sequence ATGGACATGATCGAGCCCAATATCCGCCTCACCGCCCGCGACGTCACCGTGCACTACGGCGCCAAGCAGGCCCTGCATGGCATCTCGATCGACATTCCCGACCGCGCCGTCACCGCCTTTATCGGACCCTCGGGCTGCGGCAAGTCGACCTTCCTGCGCTGCATCAACCGCATGAACGACACGATCGAGGGCGCCAAGGTCGGCGGCAAGATCGAGCTCGACGGCCAGGATATCTACGCCAACGATCTCGACGTGGTCGAACTGCGCGCCCGCGTCGGCATGGTGTTCCAGAAACCAAACCCCTTCCCCAAGTCCATCTACGACAACGTCGCCTATGGCCCGCGCATCCACGGTCTGGCCAGAAACAAGACCGATCTCGACGAGATCGTCGTGTCCTCGCTGCGCAAGGCCGGCCTCTTCGAAGAGGTCAAGGATCGCCTGACCGAACCCGGCACCGGCCTTTCCGGCGGCCAGCAGCAGCGTCTTTGCATTGCCCGCGCCATCGCAGTCGGCCCCGAAGTCATTCTCATGGACGAGCCCTGCTCGGCGCTCGACCCCATCGCCACCGCCATTATTGAAGAGCTGATCGACGAGCTGCGCACCAATTACACCATCGTCATCGTCACCCACTCAATGCAGCAGGCCGCCCGCGTCAGCCAGAAGACCGCCTTCTTCCACCTCGGCAACCTCATCGAAAAAGGCGACACCGAGGAAATCTTCACCAACCCGGTGAACAAACAGACCCAGGACTACATCATGGGCCGCATCGGCTAA